From the Musa acuminata AAA Group cultivar baxijiao chromosome BXJ3-1, Cavendish_Baxijiao_AAA, whole genome shotgun sequence genome, the window ACAGCCTGGGGATTATTGCTTCAAAATAGCCACTCCCTCCTGAGTTACAGTCAATTACTTCTGTTGTCAAATAATTCTTTAttccatgcatgttatgttttgaggaATAACTAGAGCAACCTTTTAATTGCACAAATGCTGAGATCATATGCTTAAATGTTGATGCTGTAGTTTGTTTACTAAGTTGATTCTTCAGCTTATAGTGGAGCTAAGCACTTCTATTTTCATTATTTTTAACAGATTTTTTTGTGTTGTTGTGAATTTTCTGTTCTGCAGTACGGAGTTAAAATTTTTGTCATAACATCATTCAAGGATACTTGCTATATCGAGATTCTGCCCAGTGTTCAGAATTCTAACCGAGGTACATCTCAAATTTAGAGTTTCCTGTTAAGAATAATTTAGTCTAATTAAATTTACTCACCTTGAATAGTTAAGACCTGGAGTTAAGAATGGAACTAAAAATCAGCATGAAAACTAGTGTTCCAATTAGGCTACTTGCTCTTGTGAGGGGTCAAACGTAAGCGCACTGTCATAGACCCTACACATTTCATCTATCTTGATATCCATAAAATACTAATAACTTTTTCATCTGTTTCTGGGCTTGGAGCTATAATCAAAGTCGTATAATTTGTTGCAGTCATTTTCTTGAGCTTTTGGGCTGAGGTGCACTACAACTCAATTTATCCTGAAGGTGGTAAGTACATTATTGTATTCTCCATGTCTCACTGGTAGATCCCCACTTTGCATCGGTTGCAGGACAAATAGAAAACAAATGCGCTTTCCAATCCTTCCAGCAAAAACTTTGTTGTTGTGGTACATTATTGGAACACTTGTATTTTGGTTAATATTTCCTTTTTCTTCGTTCAGATCTTCCTGCCGCAgacacaaagaagaagaaaaaatggtgGCAGTTTGGAAATAAGCATTAAGGCCATTTGGATTACAGCGTTAATATGATACCGACTTGGATTTGAATATTGGGTCTGACAAATCACAGATTTCATGTTATATTATAATTCTCAGCTTCGCAATAGCTTGTAGATGTATGTCTATTCTGATTTTACATGCTACGTTCGTTATCTATTCAATTCCTCTATAGCTTACATGAGCTGTGGCTACGGTTCTCTAATCGAGCTTTGGGCACCAGTACAACAATTTTTCTTAGATTCGACACTAATTTTGGACATGATGATGAAATCCCCTTTGTTCATATCCCACTCTATGCGGTAGACTGGATGTAGCATTAGCTCATTAGCTGGTCTCCGAGGATTTGGAATTCCATTACTTCCTCTCCAAATATTGTGTATATTATCTAGTAAATGAAATTTGGATGGTCACACTTTCACTTCTTTTTCGTTTGAATGATGATTAGACAGAAATCTACAATACAAAATCAAGAGAagttcctatgtttcttttaacttttttttttttttgtaatatacTTATTTTAACTTATCTGTTCCAAATATGAATTTGGTAAAAAGAATGGGTAAAACTATTTGTTATGTGTCAACTAGAAAGTTCTAtcgaaataattatttatttcaaagtgaaataattaatatattgGATAAATCGGGACATGATAGATATGACATTTTCAGCTGATCTATGACAACAGAATGAATCGAAGAGGAAAATGTTCTTCACAATATTATTTATTACATAAATATTTCCTTCATCACTCTATGAAATATGAACATTCTAGATATATTTTGGGATATGAAATCTTAATTTCAGCTCTCGTGTTAAACCATGACATTAATCGTGCAGGTGATGCTTGCGACAAGAATGATTCACCTTGAGAATTATCCTTGTGAAGCATTCAATATCAGATTTATCTTTAGAATTGTCCGAAGCATTCAACCTTCTTGATGACTAGTTTTCAAGATGTGATATAGTGATCAACGATATTATGTcgctatatattaaaaaaataaaataattttgtctTGCCGTTGAACCTGCGTCTGGGGTCCACTCTGTGTGAAGCCGGCCGAACACACGTAGGGAGGTCCACCACGGCACTCGCGGCCTCGCGAACACCCCTCGTGGCGGACATCCGGACGAAAGCCGCGGCGAGAATCGTATCTCCCCGTACGACCCTGAAACTCGACGAAATAACGACGCTACCCCTCTCCCCCCACCCACCGTTTTACCGACCCTGAAACTCCTCCCTGCCGTCCTTCGCAGGGTTTCTTGCAGCGGATCCGGAGGAGCAGCAGGAGGAGAGGAACGAGTCGCATGGGAGACATGTGTGGGCTCGAGCGGGGCGATGCGTGGAGGTCGTGACAGGCGGAGGAGGGCATAGCTCGGGCGCGGAGCTTTGGCCATGGCGGACTACCCGAGCCCAATCCTCCTCCCACCCCTTCCTTCCGCCCCTCCTGCAGAAAACCCTAGCCTCCCGCCCGTCCGTTCACCCGCCTCGGATCCCCCCGCGCGACGGGCGCTCTCCACCCGGCGTGGTCGCGGTCTCGTCGCTGACTCCAATCTCGTCGATCAGGCCCCGGAGGCCCCTGCATTGCCCTCGTTGTTGAATCTCGCCGCCCGCCTGTTTGCTTCCTCTTTGGATCTTGGGTCTCGGTTTCCGGTTCTTCTTGGGTTTCTTGATTCTTGTTCGGAGGTTATTGGAGATGTCGGAGCGGCCGAAGTTTCTGTACATTGTGGTGGTGGACGACGGCGAGACGGGAGGAGTCGGTGGCGAGAGAGGGAAGGGGATGGCGAGCGAGGATAACAGGAGCTTGTCGTTTCGGTATACGCGGTCGGTGCTACAGAGCACGCTGCAGCTCATGGGCTGCAAGGCACGTCATGCCTTCAAGGTTGGTAGTAGAGGAGCGGGTGGTAGATTTTGATCTCACGCATGCTCCTATTGTCCTCTAAAACCGATCGTAATTAGTCTCTTCAGAAGAACTTTCTTGCTTTTGGTATATCATTGACATCTTGAGATCTGAATGAAACATGTTATTTAATGTTCTTATTTCGTAGATTAGCCGAAGGGTATTTGAAGTGATGAGGGATGAGTCCTCAGTTGATGATTTGCCGTCTGATGCCACAAGCTCAAATGACTGGCGGATTCCATCCAATGCAGAATATGAATCTAATGAAACTGGTGGATTAGACCAGGCAAACGTGACTAATGACTTGATTCAAGAGAATGTAGATACAACTTGTGGAATTCCTTTCGAATTGTACAAAAGGCTAACAACTGTTGTTGTTTCACGGGAGCGCTTCTTGGACATCGTCTGTGATGCCCTTGCCCTGTACAAATATGTAGGTCGCAATCAAAGAGCTGACTTGCTTCTGGCTTGCAGGTACAGCACCTTCTGTTTCCTTCTAAAATGCTCTGACTGAGTTCTTGTGAACATATGCAAAGGAACTTAAAATGAACTTAAAAGTTTTGCATAGGTTTTGCACAATGTGATGCTATTTACAAAATGTCTTGTTTGATCAAGATGTGGTATTGCCAGAGATTACAGGCTTTTTTCATGCAAAGCCTGTCGATTGTATTCACCTTCTAATTTCTTGTTGTAATGGATTAATGAAAGCAAACTTCTCAAATGGAATAAAAAGTATCATTGTTGTCCTTGCATGTAGGCACTCTATTTTATAGAACTAGTGTAGCTATGCTAATCATCATATATACAGATAAAAGAAATACAACCGTATGTGTGTGTCTGGTAATCCTATCTGCTCTTTTTATATCTTTATGGATTAATTCTGTTactttcctcttcctttttccatCTCTACAATGAACCTTAAATTTGTTAGTTAAGACTTAGTATGAATCTACTATCCTGCTTGTCAGACATATTGTCTTTTGACAGAATGAAGTAAATCTTCCTTTTTCATGTAACTTTTGCATTTAGTCATGCATAAACCCCTGCCAGTGTGAAGCCCAAGATATATTTAGAGATTGGAATGTAAATTTTTGCATCTAATCCTTCTCTAATTGAGTGGGTTATTGTTGTTTCACAAAGCATATTAGAGTGCTCCATCTTAAATTTGTTGATTGAGGGGAAGGATAACATGTACTGACACCAAAATTAGGTGATGAGGTTTAGTGCATGATTATTGAAATAGAGAGGATACAGGACATCATATCCCCTTTTTTTGCACATCTCTTATCGAATAAGTTTCTACATGCGTACTCCTAATCTTGACATTAAGCAGGTTATTAGATAGGTTACTATGGTTGGAAAATTTCAATTTGCCTAACTGTTACCAAGATCCCATGTTTCATATATTTCACTCAATCATTAGTTTCCTGTCGTTTAGGAAATTGTTGAATCTACATGTTTAAGCCTGATGAGCAGCCTGCCATATTCCTCTATGTCTATTATGCAACTTGTCTAGTTGCTTCAGGAGTCGTAGTCATAAATCATcatgatgatgccttatttttcATTCTAAAGTTGCTTGCTTTTGAAAAAAGCTAATCAATGCTGAACACTTTCTTGATGTGCTTAACTCCTGCATACTATCTATGTGAAgccattgtaaaaaaaaattataagcccAACTAGAATTGTCTGAATAAAACCCTTATTGATTTAAAAGTGGAACCCAAGTTGAAAATTTGTGTTCCATAAGTATACTCTTTGTGGTTAAATCACATCTAGGCATCATCAAGTACAGGGTCCATTAACATTGTTATAAGCAGGCCTTGCAGCGCTAAGATTCATTGTTTCTTTAGTTGTTGCAACGAAATTGCAACAAGTTTTTTTTCTCAGTCTCCTACTTTTATCTGTCGTATTTCATAAATTAATTCCATCATGGTAGATCCTTCAGATTCTATACACCCAGTTTAGAACAATGACACCTCAAGAAAACTATCTGGTTCTTCATAATCTGTAAGGTTCATATATAAGTAATTCAAAGATATCTGAGGCTTATATTTAGTTTATGTAAATCATTTTGGCTTTTAGTTTTGTGGAGAGAACATATAGAACTAGTTAACGTTGGATGATTTCTAAGTATCTATCCTCTGGAACACAACTAGTGGCTGTAAGTTGATTGATGTCTGTTGATTTGATTTCCTTGTGAAGAACTTAAATGAAGTCTGTTGATTTGATTTACTTGTGAAGAACTTTTTTGCTCATCTGCTTTTGTAGCTTCTTGTTTGTGGTTCCTAACTCTTTTCCTGCATTGTAAATATCTTTTAGAATTCGAGAAAGAAAGGAATCTGTGACAGTTCTCTTGTGTGGCACTAGTGGCTGTGGCAAGTCTACTCTGTCATCCTTGCTGGTACTTCCAGAGAATCCTCTAGCATACACTTTATTTTTCATGTTTTATCTACATTTTGAGATCCATGATTGTTGGATTTACCTTAAGATGAACTGGTACATACATTCGGTTGTCTGATGTTTTTAGTTATACTCATTGAGTTTGATGTATATGTATTATATTGTaacgaagaagaaaaagagagaaaatagagCATCGCACAATCAACGAGATGATGTAAGGAGATTATTGTTTTGGAAGCATTGTCAAATGAACTTCCTTCGTCTCCAGACACAAGTTCCTTTCTGGGCAACTGTACTAACTTATGAAATTCAAGTAGAGCTTATCTTTTGTAATGCGATCTACATAGCAGAACCTCTTTATGATATAGTGCCTtagttcttaaaaattatatatttataaattgcTAGTTTTGTTAGATGGATTTTCTATCAGAATCTTTTGTGTCAAATCTACAAGCAGGACCTGTTTATGATATAGTGTCTTGGtgcttataatttatatatactaTTTGTTTAGATGGATTTTCTATCAGATTATGTAAAAGCTAacttacaacaataacaacaagaagAAGCTTCTGATGATATAGGGTTGGCTACAGGGATCTTTTCCAACAGTTGCATTCTGTGTTAGATAATATCCCTAGTTAAATCATGAGCACCTAAAAATCTTATTGTTTTCATTGTTCTCAATAAAGTTTTTCAAGCTGGTTTTATGCTGACTTCAGTGTCTTAATGCAACCCTCTTTTATCTGGCTTTGAGAACAGAAGCTAATAATATACATGGAGACATGTGAAAGTTGACTTGTCATTTAATATTAACATatatctgtttagttcagttctcCAACAATACAAGGAAACTGGTCAAATTTTAAATGAGTTCAACATTTCTTTTTGTTGCTTTTCTAGCATGAAAGATTTTAACCTACTTCAAGCCATACCAAAAAGATAAAACTAAGTTGTCCATGTTGAACCTCAACTCCAAAGTTACTAATATTTGTTTGAATCTTTTTCAAATAGTCCACCATGTGCTTATCTTAATATATATCAACATCTGACCAACATAATGCTGGGCAAACTCAATTCAATTTAATAAAGATATTCCCTTTGCATATTTGCAAGCAGGGGGGAAGACTGGGTGTGACAACTGTCATTTCTACTGACTCAATACGCCATATGATGAGGAGCTTCATGGATGAAAAACAAAACCCACTCCTGTGGGCTTCAACTTATCATGCTGGGGAATGCTTAGATCCGGTGGCAGTTGCTAAAGCAAAGGCTAAACGAAAAGAAAAGAAGCTTGCTGTTATTTCGCACACAAAAGTCAAGGAAGAAGCATCTGATGGAGCTTTAAATGAAAAAACTGGTGGCCGATCTCATGAACCCATCCTTGGAACTGAGTTAATTGGTAAAAGACAAATGGCTATCGAGGGCTTTAAAGCACAAAGTGAGATGGTCATAGACAGTCTTGATCGTTTGATCACTGCATGGGAAGATCGAAAAGAATCTGTGGTTGTCGAGGGCGTCCACTTGAGCCTCAATTTTGTGGTGGGTACTCAGGAATCGCGATATTAGAtttcccttctttttctttcttaaaatGCAATTTTCCAGTTCAATCTTAGTTGCATCTGCATTTGGATTTCTCTAAAGGTTTGTCAGACAATTTTCAATGGCCATAGATGTTTTCACTCTGTCACAGACTACAAGTTTTCTGTAAAGTTGATTTCTAACTGATATCTTATGCTGTTTtcatttgttagatggggctcatGAAGAAGCATCCTTCAATAATACCCTTCATGATTTACATAACAAATGAAGACAAACACATGGAAAGATTTTCTGTGCGTGCCAAATACATGACATTGGACCCAGCAAAAAATAAGTATGTAAAATACATACGAAATATCAGAAAAATCCAGGAGTATCTCTGTAACAGGGCTGATAAGCATCTGGTTCCAAAAATAAACAATACAAATGTTGACCGAAGTGTGGCATCTATCCATGCCACAGTTTTTGGTTGTCTACGTAGGCGAGAGGCAGGAGAGCAGTTCTATGACCCAGCTACAAATACAGTTGCCGTGATACTTGAAGAGTACAGAAACCAGCGTGCTGCAAATTCTCTTAGCTCCAAGGGAATGCTTCAGTTGATCCAGAGGAAGGGTTCCTCAAGGCATCTTATGGCACTTCTGAACATAGATGGATCTGTTGCCAAGGCTTGGCCTGTTCCGTTTGTTGATTATACTGGGAAGCCATCGTCTGAAAATTGGAGCGAAAAG encodes:
- the LOC135629400 gene encoding P-loop NTPase domain-containing protein LPA1-like, with translation MSERPKFLYIVVVDDGETGGVGGERGKGMASEDNRSLSFRYTRSVLQSTLQLMGCKARHAFKISRRVFEVMRDESSVDDLPSDATSSNDWRIPSNAEYESNETGGLDQANVTNDLIQENVDTTCGIPFELYKRLTTVVVSRERFLDIVCDALALYKYVGRNQRADLLLACRIRERKESVTVLLCGTSGCGKSTLSSLLGGRLGVTTVISTDSIRHMMRSFMDEKQNPLLWASTYHAGECLDPVAVAKAKAKRKEKKLAVISHTKVKEEASDGALNEKTGGRSHEPILGTELIGKRQMAIEGFKAQSEMVIDSLDRLITAWEDRKESVVVEGVHLSLNFVMGLMKKHPSIIPFMIYITNEDKHMERFSVRAKYMTLDPAKNKYVKYIRNIRKIQEYLCNRADKHLVPKINNTNVDRSVASIHATVFGCLRRREAGEQFYDPATNTVAVILEEYRNQRAANSLSSKGMLQLIQRKGSSRHLMALLNIDGSVAKAWPVPFVDYTGKPSSENWSEKCVGSPMYGPLQIGKAEPVNLQFGNFGISAWPRETCGTSQTGSIDGSRADGTDTGSRYVSSCCSSPKASDGPAKELKEEFFVAGSDEEADDPHDGDSDEDFSDIDHKEIHEEIEGSVEEDSTKSDDEFDDLAMRDGLDNYYWSDDDESTNLKKIADSKMATDGDGVMANKYQHNLELFFKMSELFVGPPYSDTLLPQRNSSTSDIRVRRRSLSDSMCFESPMQSIPAVGHQRAL